The nucleotide sequence CTTTCCACGCCCACTTCGCCGCCGAGGAGCGCCGCGAGCTTGCGGCACAGCGGCAGGCCAAGGCCCGTTCCCTTCACGCGCTGCTGCAGGCGGTTCTGCACCTGGCCGAACTCCTCGAAAATGATCTGGTGGTGCTCGGGCGCAATTCCGATGCCCGTGTCCGCGACGAAGAAGGTGATCCGCGCTTCGTCGCCATCGCCGGGCATGCATTGGGCGCCGACGCGAATCTGTCCGTGCTCGGTGTACTTGATCGCGTTCGAAACGAAATTGCGCAGGATTTGCGTGAGCTTGGGTTCGTCGGTGTAAAGCTGCGGCAGGCCCGCGGTGGAGGCGAATTCGAGCGAGACGTGCGGCGTGTCGAGCAGCGGCATGAGCATCGTGCGCAGCGCGGCGAAGAGGTCGGCGGGATCGAACCACGCGGGAACGACTTCGGTCTTGCCGGCTTCGATCTTCGCGAGGTCGAGCAGGTCGTTCACGGTCTCGCCCAGGCTTTCCGCAGACGAAAGAATCAGCCTGACCTGACGCTCCTGTTCGACGCTCAGGTCGCCGTCGAGCCGGTTGAGCAGCAGGTTGGCGAGCGCGCGGATCGAACTGAGCGGCGTGCGCAGTTCATGGCTCATGTTCGAGAGAAAGCGCGATTTCATCATGTCGGCGCGGCGCAGTTCCTCAGCGCGCTCGTCAAGCTCGGCGTAGAGCGCCACCACACCGCGGTTGGTCGCCTCCAGCTCCTGCGTGAGGCGCGAGAGTTCTTCCTGGCGTTCGCGCAGTTCATCGAGCGCCGTCACAAGCTCGCGGTTCTGCTGCTGCAGTTCTTCGAGCGAGTCGCCGTGCGCGCCTTCTTGCGGACTGCGTGCGGACAGTTCTCGCACGATGCGCTCGAGTTCCGTGCCGCACACCGCGCCGCGCTCGTGCGGCAAGTCGCGGGCCATGGTGACAGTCGTGCCGCTCGCCGAGGAGCGAATGGCGAAGCGGTCCATGAGGCGCCGGCTGCCCGTAATGCCGAGGCCCATGCCGCCGGGTGAGCGATAGGTGCCGTCGAGCACGGCTTCGAGGTCACGCACGCCGGGGCCGTGGTCGCTCACCTGCACGGCGAGCGCTTCGTGTGGCGGCTCGTCGTCGAGCGTGAAGGTGACTTCGCCGCCGCCCGCATATTCGAAGGCGTTGCGGGCGATTTCGGAGACGGCGCTTGCAATGCGCGTCTGGTCGAGCGGCGAGAAGCCGAGCCCGGCGGCGAGCTCGCGCGCGCGGCGGCGCGCGGCGACGACGTCCTGGGCGGTTTCAAGCCGGATGCGCAAGAGGGGCTTATTCATGGTTCAACTGTACTCCGGGGCGAGCGCGCACGACGACGACGGTGGCGTCGTCGCGCCGGCGCGCGAAGTCTCGGTAGAGGACGGCCGCGATCACGACGGCGGGCTGGTTGGCGAGTCCGGGCCAGGCGGCAAGATCCCAGCGGGTGCCGATCCCATCCGAATGCAGGACGAGGAGCGTGCTCTCGCCCCACGTCAGCTCGAACTCCTGAGTGCCACGCATCGTGTGGCCCACGATCCCATTGCGCGAGACGAGCTGGTAGCACTCGCGTGCGGAAGGCGTGACTGCGCCGGCGGCCCGGTGCGTGTGACCGGCCAAGGCGCGGCTGTCGACCGGGCGGCGTTCCGCGGGGCGGCCCGCGCCATACGCGACCGCCGAGATGTTGCCCGTGCCGCAGAACGCGAGCGCACCGCGCGCGAGATCGATGCGCACGAGCGCGAGCGCGGCCCCACGCGTGGGGCGCAGCGCCGCGTGCGAGAGTTCCATGAGCGCGGCGGGCGCGAGCCCGGCGCGGCGGCGCAGCACGTCGAGCGCGGCTGCGGCGGCCACATGGGCATCGGCGCCGTGGCCGAGGCCGTCGGCGAGCGCGAGCGTGAGGCCGCTCTGGTCGGCCTGCGCCTGCCAGCCGTCGCCGCAGACTTCCTCGCCGGGATAGGGCACGCACACCGCGCCGATCTCGGGTCCGGTGAATGCCGCGTGGGCTGCGTTGCCGCCGCTTCTTTGCACGAGTGCGCGCAGGACGGTGCCCGTGCCCGGCTGCGAGTAGACGGCGAACTGGTTCGAGAGCCGCCGGATCGCACCGAGCCCTGTGCCAGGCGTGCCGGCCGTCGAGTGGCCGTCGGTGAGCGCGGCGCCCACGTTGGTCATGCCCGGGCCGCTGTCGAGCGCGATCAGTTCCACTGCGCCTTCCAGCGCACGCACGAGCATCTCGCCGTGGCCGGCGTGCTTCAGGATGTTGGTGGCCGCTTCCGTGAGCACGATGGCGAGGCGCCCGGCGTCGGTCTCGGTGAGCGCGGCAATGCGCGCGGCTTCGGCAGCACCGCGGCGTACATAGGCGACGCTGCTCGCGTCGCCTATCTCGAAGGACCGGTGGGCGCCGCCGGCGGAACCGGCCGCGCCGTCTAGCGTACTTTCCATTTCGTGATGGTGACTGTCGTGCCGCCACCCGGAGTCGATTCGATCGTGAACTCGTCGCACAGGCGCCGCGAGCCTCCAAGGCCCAAGCCCAGGCCATTGCCGCTCGTGAAGCCGTCCTGCAGCGCGCGTTCGATATCAGCAATACCCGGACCCTGATCGACGAACGAGAGCCGCAACCCCACGCGCACGCCTCTTTCCAGCACTTCCAGCGTCGCGTCGCCGCCGCCGCCATGCTGCAGTGTGTTGCGCGCAAGTTCGCTTGCCGCCGTCACGAACTTGGTCTGCTCGATAAGCGAGAACCCCTGCGCGATGGCGGCGTCGCGCACGATCTGTCGCAGCCGGACGATTTCCTCGTCCGAACGCAGGCTCACCTGAGCCGCGAGCCTTCCGGTCGTGTCGTTGCTATTCATGATCGAATGCAAGAGACGTGCTAGCTAACGGAGTAATGGGACTTAACGGAGCTGGCGCTGCTTGAGCAGCGCCATGCCCTTTTCGATGTTCAGCGCGGTGCGCACGCCCGCAAGCGGCAGACCGAGCTCGACCAGCGTGATCGCCACCGACGGCTGCATGCCTACCACCACGGTCTGGGCGTCGAGCACCATCGCCATGGCGGCCGTGTTGCTGATCATGCGGCCAATGAACGAGTCGACCACATCGAGCGCCGAGATGTCGATCAGCACGCCCTTGGCCGACTCCTTCACGATGCGCTCGGTGAGGTCGTCCTGCAGTGTGATGGCGAGGCGGTCGTGCATGTCCACCTGGATCGTGACGATCAGGCAATCGCCGAGGCGCAGAATCGGAATGCGTTCCATCGTGTGCGGCTCCCGTGCGTCGTTCGGTCAATGGCGTTCAGGCCGTGGCCTTCGGGGTGGTGATGGTCGCGCCGATGCGCTGCAGCGCGATGACGAAGGCGTCGGCGAGCGTGGACTTGGTGATGACGTTGGTGAGATCGACACCCAGGTGCACGATGGTCTGCGCGATCTGCGGACGGATGCCGCTGATGATGCAGTCCGCGCCCATCAGGCGCGCGGCGGCCACGGTCTTGAGCAGATGCTGCGCGACGAGCGTGTCGACGGTGGGCACGCCGGTGATGTCGATGATCGCGAGGCTCGCGCCCGTGTCGACGATCTTCTGCAGCAGGCTCTCCATCACGACCTGTGTGCGCGCGGAGTCGAGCGTGCCGATGAGCGGCAGCGCGAGAATGTCGTCCCAAAGCTGCACGACAGGTGTGGAGAGCTCCAGCAACTCTTCCTGCTGGCGCGCGATGATCCCTTCGCGGCTTTTCTGGAAGACGTCGGTGGTGTAGAGGCCAAAGCCGTCGAGCAGCAGATTCAACTGCCAGCTCACCTGAGCGAGTTCGGCGGGGTTGTGCGAGTACGCCTCGCGCAGGCGCGCGTAGAGCGGCTCCTTGAACGAGAACACGAAGGTGGCCGTCTCGACCGGCGTGTAGCCCTGACGCGCGCGATGCGCCGACATATCCGCCAGCAACGCGCGCACCGGCTCCCACTCGGGGCGGCTCGAGTCGAAGGTTTCGGTGTTGGGCAGCGTGTCGAGAAAGATGTTGAGGAACGCGGAGAACTGCTCGCGAATTTCCGCTTCCATCGCGAGGCCGCGGCGCAGCGCGATCGGCAGATGCAGGCGCAGCCATTCGGCGAGCAGTGTGTCGCGATGCTGGCCGAGGATGTCCGCAAGGCGAACCTGTTCCGGTGTGTTCATGCGCTTCTCCTGAGCGATGGGGGCGCGCCTCGTCGTCGTCGAGACGAACCGCTGAACCTTACACCATCGTTTCGATTCGATCCCAAAATTGAACCGTGATTGAATCGATTACGCGAATGTGCAAGGCGAGCGAACGGGCGGGCGTGTGGCTGCATGCGTTTTTCG is from Paraburkholderia flagellata and encodes:
- a CDS encoding ATP-binding protein; protein product: MESTLDGAAGSAGGAHRSFEIGDASSVAYVRRGAAEAARIAALTETDAGRLAIVLTEAATNILKHAGHGEMLVRALEGAVELIALDSGPGMTNVGAALTDGHSTAGTPGTGLGAIRRLSNQFAVYSQPGTGTVLRALVQRSGGNAAHAAFTGPEIGAVCVPYPGEEVCGDGWQAQADQSGLTLALADGLGHGADAHVAAAAALDVLRRRAGLAPAALMELSHAALRPTRGAALALVRIDLARGALAFCGTGNISAVAYGAGRPAERRPVDSRALAGHTHRAAGAVTPSARECYQLVSRNGIVGHTMRGTQEFELTWGESTLLVLHSDGIGTRWDLAAWPGLANQPAVVIAAVLYRDFARRRDDATVVVVRARPGVQLNHE
- a CDS encoding ATP-binding protein; translated protein: MNSNDTTGRLAAQVSLRSDEEIVRLRQIVRDAAIAQGFSLIEQTKFVTAASELARNTLQHGGGGDATLEVLERGVRVGLRLSFVDQGPGIADIERALQDGFTSGNGLGLGLGGSRRLCDEFTIESTPGGGTTVTITKWKVR
- a CDS encoding sensor histidine kinase, whose translation is MNKPLLRIRLETAQDVVAARRRARELAAGLGFSPLDQTRIASAVSEIARNAFEYAGGGEVTFTLDDEPPHEALAVQVSDHGPGVRDLEAVLDGTYRSPGGMGLGITGSRRLMDRFAIRSSASGTTVTMARDLPHERGAVCGTELERIVRELSARSPQEGAHGDSLEELQQQNRELVTALDELRERQEELSRLTQELEATNRGVVALYAELDERAEELRRADMMKSRFLSNMSHELRTPLSSIRALANLLLNRLDGDLSVEQERQVRLILSSAESLGETVNDLLDLAKIEAGKTEVVPAWFDPADLFAALRTMLMPLLDTPHVSLEFASTAGLPQLYTDEPKLTQILRNFVSNAIKYTEHGQIRVGAQCMPGDGDEARITFFVADTGIGIAPEHHQIIFEEFGQVQNRLQQRVKGTGLGLPLCRKLAALLGGEVGVESEPGVGSTFRLNVPVRLATSVEDEPETSGDAAP
- a CDS encoding STAS domain-containing protein, whose product is MNTPEQVRLADILGQHRDTLLAEWLRLHLPIALRRGLAMEAEIREQFSAFLNIFLDTLPNTETFDSSRPEWEPVRALLADMSAHRARQGYTPVETATFVFSFKEPLYARLREAYSHNPAELAQVSWQLNLLLDGFGLYTTDVFQKSREGIIARQQEELLELSTPVVQLWDDILALPLIGTLDSARTQVVMESLLQKIVDTGASLAIIDITGVPTVDTLVAQHLLKTVAAARLMGADCIISGIRPQIAQTIVHLGVDLTNVITKSTLADAFVIALQRIGATITTPKATA
- a CDS encoding STAS domain-containing protein — protein: MERIPILRLGDCLIVTIQVDMHDRLAITLQDDLTERIVKESAKGVLIDISALDVVDSFIGRMISNTAAMAMVLDAQTVVVGMQPSVAITLVELGLPLAGVRTALNIEKGMALLKQRQLR